In one Nostoc sp. KVJ3 genomic region, the following are encoded:
- a CDS encoding DUF4363 domain-containing protein — translation MKRLIYIIPVTVISLLALAGCNSDKQATTQTPATTETTAATTVAKTPGATQGGFDTLVGVVSNTKTAVKAGKFDKAQQEFNKFEDAWSKVEDGVKTKSSKTYNVIEDTATQVKGALKTKDKAKSLKGLQTLETNIATVSKK, via the coding sequence ATGAAACGCTTAATCTACATCATCCCCGTTACTGTAATTAGCTTACTCGCATTGGCAGGATGCAACAGTGATAAACAAGCTACTACCCAGACTCCTGCTACCACTGAAACCACTGCGGCGACAACAGTAGCGAAAACTCCTGGTGCTACACAGGGAGGTTTTGATACTTTGGTTGGTGTAGTTTCAAATACAAAAACTGCGGTGAAAGCCGGAAAGTTTGATAAAGCTCAACAAGAATTTAATAAGTTTGAAGATGCTTGGTCTAAGGTTGAGGATGGTGTCAAAACTAAATCTTCAAAAACCTATAATGTAATTGAAGATACTGCGACTCAGGTAAAGGGGGCGCTGAAAACAAAAGATAAAGCAAAATCTCTTAAGGGGTTGCAAACACTTGAGACAAATATCGCCACTGTTTCTAAAAAGTAA
- a CDS encoding RNA polymerase sigma factor, RpoD/SigA family, giving the protein MNNLSSLSLEHEKPLSTADAVRTYLHEIGRIPLLTNEQEINLAKQVQKMMDLLAAKEKLAIQLKRQPTQQEWVENINIAEKSLLQQLHQGHQAKQKMIQSNLRLVVSIAKKYQRHNLDFLDLIQEGSLGLERGVEKFDPTKGYKFSTYGYWWIRQAITRAIAEQGRTIRLPIHITEKLNKIKRVQRELTQKLGRTPTAVDIAEELSLDPKQIRDYLLLARQPVSLELRVGSEKDTELQDMLEDNGLSPELYADQKFLQQNIQNLLLKLNPQQREILTLRFGLTDGNELSLAEIGQRMGISRERVRQIEQQALGILRRHKDKMHGYLAS; this is encoded by the coding sequence ATGAATAATCTATCTTCCCTGTCTCTAGAACATGAGAAACCCCTATCTACTGCTGATGCAGTGCGTACTTATCTTCACGAAATTGGACGTATACCTCTATTAACAAATGAGCAAGAGATTAATTTAGCCAAGCAAGTTCAGAAAATGATGGATTTACTGGCTGCAAAAGAAAAATTAGCTATTCAATTAAAACGTCAACCGACACAACAAGAGTGGGTTGAAAACATAAATATTGCTGAAAAATCACTGCTGCAACAGCTACATCAGGGACATCAAGCCAAGCAGAAAATGATTCAGTCTAACCTCCGACTTGTAGTATCTATTGCGAAGAAGTATCAAAGACATAACCTAGATTTTCTCGACTTAATTCAAGAAGGAAGTTTAGGTTTAGAACGAGGAGTTGAGAAATTTGATCCTACAAAAGGGTATAAATTTTCAACTTATGGCTATTGGTGGATTCGCCAGGCAATTACCAGAGCGATCGCTGAACAAGGGCGTACTATTCGCTTGCCTATTCATATTACAGAAAAACTGAACAAAATCAAGCGTGTTCAACGCGAACTAACTCAAAAATTAGGTCGTACTCCTACCGCAGTTGATATCGCTGAAGAACTATCTTTAGATCCTAAACAAATTCGAGATTATTTACTCTTAGCACGTCAACCCGTCTCTCTAGAATTACGAGTTGGCTCAGAAAAAGATACAGAATTACAAGATATGTTGGAGGATAATGGTCTTTCCCCAGAGCTATACGCTGACCAAAAATTTCTTCAACAAAATATTCAAAATTTATTATTAAAATTAAATCCTCAGCAACGAGAAATATTAACTTTGCGTTTTGGTTTAACAGATGGAAATGAACTTTCTTTGGCAGAGATTGGTCAACGTATGGGTATTAGTCGAGAACGAGTGCGACAGATAGAACAACAAGCTTTGGGTATTTTACGAAGACATAAAGATAAGATGCATGGCTATCTAGCTAGTTAA
- a CDS encoding nucleoside deaminase, translating to MNSEYFMRLALAEAKKGDAPYGAVIVKDNEVMAVAHNTVRRDNDPSAHAEINVIRSLTAKLKNPALEGYSIYTTGEPCPMCAAACVWSGLSEIVYGASIQDLISINQSQINISCEEVIAKSFRTLKVTKDVLKNECLELFK from the coding sequence ATGAACTCAGAATATTTTATGCGTCTAGCATTGGCAGAAGCAAAAAAAGGAGATGCGCCTTACGGTGCAGTGATTGTTAAAGATAACGAAGTCATGGCTGTAGCTCATAATACTGTTAGGAGAGATAACGATCCGTCAGCCCATGCGGAAATTAACGTTATTCGCAGTTTAACAGCTAAACTTAAAAACCCCGCTTTAGAAGGTTATAGCATATATACAACTGGCGAACCTTGTCCAATGTGTGCAGCTGCTTGTGTCTGGAGTGGTTTATCAGAAATTGTCTATGGGGCTTCAATTCAAGATTTAATCTCGATAAATCAATCACAAATTAATATATCTTGCGAAGAGGTGATTGCTAAATCATTTAGAACTCTAAAAGTTACTAAAGACGTTTTGAAAAATGAATGTTTGGAGTTATTTAAATAA
- the fghA gene encoding S-formylglutathione hydrolase gives MPNLNFISEYKSFGGKLGFYSHPSSTCNGEMRFAVYQPPQATQKPVPILYFLSGLTCTEENFMGKAGAQRYAAEYGLMLVVPDTSPRNSGIAGEDDDWDFGTGAGFYVDATEEPWRKNYQMYSYVVQELPALITANFPTQPDKQGIFGHSMGGHGALVCAMRNPELYKSVSALAPIAAPMRCPWGQKAFSGYLGRNQESWRAYDASELVIKLGYHSSILIDQGTADKFLAEQLLPEVFEQACADVKQPLNLRYQEGYDHSYYFIASFIGDHIRHHAIALLK, from the coding sequence ATGCCTAACCTCAACTTCATTTCAGAATATAAAAGCTTTGGTGGCAAACTCGGTTTTTACAGTCATCCCTCCTCAACCTGTAACGGTGAAATGCGCTTTGCTGTCTATCAACCACCACAAGCAACTCAAAAACCTGTACCAATTCTCTATTTTCTCTCTGGGTTAACTTGCACGGAAGAAAATTTTATGGGTAAGGCGGGGGCGCAACGCTACGCGGCTGAGTACGGTTTGATGCTGGTTGTACCAGATACTAGCCCCCGTAATAGTGGCATTGCAGGTGAGGATGATGATTGGGACTTTGGCACAGGTGCGGGCTTTTATGTTGATGCTACAGAGGAACCGTGGCGGAAAAACTACCAAATGTATAGTTATGTCGTCCAGGAATTACCTGCTTTAATTACCGCAAATTTCCCCACTCAACCAGATAAACAAGGTATTTTCGGTCATTCGATGGGGGGACATGGGGCGCTAGTCTGTGCGATGAGAAACCCAGAACTCTACAAATCAGTATCAGCCTTAGCACCGATCGCTGCACCTATGCGTTGTCCTTGGGGTCAAAAGGCTTTTAGTGGTTATCTTGGGAGAAACCAAGAAAGTTGGCGTGCTTATGATGCTAGTGAATTGGTAATAAAATTAGGATATCACAGTTCAATTCTTATCGATCAAGGGACTGCTGATAAATTTTTAGCCGAACAATTACTGCCAGAGGTGTTTGAGCAAGCTTGTGCAGATGTTAAGCAGCCGCTAAACTTGCGTTACCAAGAAGGTTATGACCACAGTTATTATTTTATCGCTAGTTTTATTGGAGATCATATCCGTCACCATGCGATCGCTTTATTGAAATAA
- a CDS encoding P pilus assembly/Cpx signaling pathway, periplasmic inhibitor/zinc-resistance associated protein, whose amino-acid sequence MKLKAFSLIAGAIALTLTATSFAVEAQTASPSPVLLAQTPHQGNRLNLTEAQKGQIKIIHQNTWQQIEDKVFTPSQKAQFESAKQARKAAWEARKAQGQTGQQQTGERRHHRGGRGMFAKLNLTQAQKDQIKQIRQSEREQIKAVLTPEQQQQIQQWHQNHKKDSPESNPG is encoded by the coding sequence ATGAAACTCAAAGCATTCTCGCTAATCGCTGGAGCCATCGCTCTAACTTTAACTGCAACCTCCTTTGCTGTTGAAGCGCAAACAGCCTCTCCTTCTCCTGTGCTACTTGCACAAACTCCACACCAAGGAAACCGTCTAAATCTAACAGAAGCCCAAAAAGGCCAAATTAAGATAATTCACCAAAATACTTGGCAGCAAATTGAAGATAAAGTTTTCACTCCAAGTCAAAAAGCACAGTTTGAGTCAGCGAAACAAGCGCGTAAGGCAGCGTGGGAAGCGCGTAAGGCTCAGGGGCAAACGGGTCAACAGCAAACAGGTGAGCGTCGTCATCATCGTGGTGGAAGAGGTATGTTTGCTAAATTAAATCTGACTCAAGCACAGAAAGACCAAATAAAACAAATTCGGCAGTCAGAAAGAGAGCAGATTAAAGCAGTTCTAACCCCCGAACAGCAGCAACAAATACAGCAATGGCATCAAAACCATAAAAAAGATAGTCCCGAAAGCAATCCCGGATAA
- a CDS encoding response regulator has product MIKVLLVDDQGLIRQGLRALLELEPDLEIVAEGENGEQAINLVAEFQPDVVLLDIRMPIMDGVAATLEIQKRFAKTKILVLTTFDDDEYVSAALKNGAMGYLLKDTPSEELAVAIRAVYKGYTQLGPGIVKKLLTQFSHGTQTQSPPVPSTLTELTPREKEVLRLIATGASNREIAQRLYISEGTVKNHVTNILNRLNLRDRTQAAIWANTYLPYLNEPS; this is encoded by the coding sequence ATGATTAAAGTATTGTTGGTAGATGACCAAGGTTTAATTCGTCAAGGATTAAGAGCGTTATTAGAATTAGAACCAGATTTAGAAATAGTAGCAGAAGGAGAAAATGGTGAACAAGCAATTAATTTAGTTGCTGAATTTCAGCCAGATGTGGTATTGCTGGATATCAGAATGCCCATTATGGATGGAGTCGCAGCTACACTGGAAATTCAAAAACGTTTTGCAAAAACTAAAATTTTAGTACTAACGACTTTTGATGATGATGAATATGTATCAGCAGCCTTAAAAAATGGGGCAATGGGTTATTTATTAAAAGATACACCATCAGAAGAATTAGCTGTTGCTATTCGTGCCGTTTATAAAGGATATACTCAATTAGGGCCAGGTATAGTTAAAAAACTATTAACTCAGTTTTCTCATGGGACACAAACCCAGTCACCCCCTGTACCATCTACTTTAACTGAACTTACTCCTAGAGAAAAAGAGGTTTTGCGGTTAATTGCTACAGGCGCTAGTAACCGAGAAATTGCTCAAAGACTCTACATTTCTGAGGGGACGGTAAAAAATCATGTTACGAATATTTTAAACAGGTTAAATTTGCGCGATCGCACTCAAGCTGCGATTTGGGCAAATACTTATTTACCCTATTTAAATGAGCCAAGTTAA
- a CDS encoding TIGR04222 domain-containing membrane protein, translating into MNALLHNPIADMYGPDFLLFYCSVIAIAFVVCWQLIQDPTKNQPLPLIPAEPDPHEIAYLRSQETGIADVALFDLIVRGYLQVNEQSISQVPNHPDVSQLEPIEREVFDRLSSSSTAKTSLWLATQSIQSYSNAYEEKLQNEQLLYASQWQERNIKVGLIAAMIIFSLGGYKLLIALGKGRYNVGFLIAIGGLSIIFLLWFVSRHTHLSYRGKVYLQQLQATFSRLQQKVKYDIPSVFDYNLLVALFGVEALAGTSYDSYYKAFFPSIFLRTASKLESSYGSSSSMCSSGCRLSDSSSSDSSRSSSSNSGTNSSCSSSSGCSSSCSSSSDSGSSCSSSSCSSSSCGGGGCGGCGGG; encoded by the coding sequence ATGAATGCATTACTGCATAATCCTATTGCAGATATGTATGGGCCAGACTTTTTGCTGTTTTATTGCTCTGTGATTGCGATCGCATTTGTAGTCTGCTGGCAGCTAATACAAGATCCAACCAAGAACCAGCCTCTGCCGTTAATTCCTGCCGAACCAGATCCTCACGAAATCGCTTATTTGCGTTCCCAAGAAACAGGAATCGCCGATGTAGCCTTATTTGACTTGATTGTTCGGGGTTATTTACAAGTCAATGAACAATCCATCAGCCAAGTACCAAATCATCCTGATGTATCTCAGCTAGAGCCAATAGAGCGTGAGGTATTCGATCGATTGTCTTCCTCATCCACAGCGAAAACATCTCTTTGGTTGGCAACCCAGAGTATCCAGTCATACAGCAATGCTTATGAAGAAAAACTACAAAATGAGCAACTGTTGTATGCTTCCCAGTGGCAAGAACGGAATATCAAAGTTGGCTTGATTGCGGCGATGATTATTTTCAGTTTGGGGGGCTATAAGCTACTCATAGCCTTGGGTAAAGGACGCTATAACGTAGGTTTTTTAATCGCAATTGGTGGATTATCCATTATCTTTCTGCTGTGGTTTGTCAGTAGGCATACGCATCTTAGTTATCGAGGCAAAGTGTATCTGCAACAACTTCAAGCAACATTTTCCCGATTGCAGCAGAAGGTAAAGTATGACATCCCTTCTGTATTTGACTACAACTTACTGGTGGCACTATTTGGCGTTGAGGCACTGGCTGGAACCTCTTATGACTCTTACTACAAAGCATTTTTTCCGTCAATATTTTTGAGAACAGCTAGCAAACTAGAGAGTTCTTATGGTAGCTCATCCAGTATGTGTAGTTCTGGCTGTAGATTATCAGACTCTAGTAGTTCTGACAGTAGTCGTTCTAGCAGTAGTAATTCTGGCACGAACTCCTCATGCAGCAGTAGTTCTGGCTGTAGCTCCTCATGCAGCAGTAGTTCTGACAGTGGCTCCTCATGCAGTAGTAGCTCATGTAGCAGCAGTTCCTGCGGTGGTGGTGGCTGTGGTGGCTGTGGAGGAGGTTAA
- a CDS encoding DUF692 domain-containing protein, translating into MLSHLPTLGVGLGFREPFKSDLFLNRQQVDFLEIVAEHYLDASWQKQQELELLAAHFPIIPHAINLSLGSAEGLDTDYLRKLAALIKQLNPPWWSEHICFTKAGGVDIGHLSPLPYTQEAVEVLCRNIAEVRRWIDVPLILENITYMVKLPGAEMTEAQFLAEVVERSDCGLLLDITNLHTNAVNYAYDVHEFLQQLPSDRIVQLHFVGGHWHDGVLIDSHSQSTPVEVWQLMEEVVARVPVKGIILERDENLPPFAELTKELQKARDISRSYGRWG; encoded by the coding sequence ATGCTTTCTCATCTTCCTACTTTAGGCGTGGGGTTGGGTTTTCGGGAACCGTTTAAAAGCGATCTGTTTCTCAACCGTCAGCAGGTTGACTTTTTAGAAATTGTTGCCGAACACTATCTAGATGCATCTTGGCAAAAACAGCAGGAGTTAGAATTACTTGCTGCTCATTTCCCGATAATTCCCCACGCGATTAATCTTTCGTTAGGTAGTGCTGAAGGCTTGGATACAGATTACTTACGCAAACTGGCAGCATTAATTAAGCAACTCAACCCACCTTGGTGGAGTGAGCATATCTGCTTTACAAAAGCGGGTGGAGTTGATATCGGGCATTTGTCGCCGCTACCTTATACCCAAGAAGCTGTGGAAGTACTTTGTCGTAATATTGCCGAAGTGCGGCGCTGGATTGATGTACCGCTGATTCTAGAAAATATCACCTATATGGTGAAGCTTCCAGGTGCAGAAATGACTGAAGCCCAGTTTTTAGCCGAGGTGGTAGAACGTTCTGATTGTGGACTGTTATTAGATATAACGAATCTCCACACTAATGCTGTGAACTACGCCTATGATGTCCATGAGTTTTTGCAACAATTACCGAGCGATCGCATCGTACAATTACATTTTGTTGGTGGACATTGGCATGATGGTGTATTAATTGACAGTCATTCGCAGTCTACGCCCGTGGAAGTATGGCAGCTGATGGAGGAAGTTGTCGCCCGTGTTCCAGTTAAAGGGATTATTCTAGAACGGGATGAAAACTTGCCACCCTTTGCAGAGTTGACAAAAGAATTACAAAAAGCACGGGACATTAGCAGGAGTTATGGTAGATGGGGTTAG
- a CDS encoding sensor histidine kinase has product MNRPIKINKHPFPSLLYLEWILLAITALTAVIPPPLRRFRPKPPELSICGTFPDLSICNFLPELSIYSLIIFALMGLILPSKNQASKIIYTFVEILLILTTGLFGERFSRLFPFLYIILVTRSCLIFKLPGRLFVTSLAFTLFLFTTQLKYQLFNFQASPQAQERSRFLSLNWSLVFGLSLVFVLLMMNAVLSERHSREKLAIANEKLRQYAMRIENQATLEERNRIAREIHDSLGHSLTALNLQLETALKLWQSNPGKAETFLATAKELGSKALRDVRQSVSTMRSNPLQEQSLERAIASLAENFHRSNGILPIYQINLEYSLPSEINTAIYRIIQESLTNISKYAQATEVKLELNQIRGNLRLIIQDNGRGFALGQNTTGFGLHSMRDRTLALGGEFNINSALGSGCKITVNIPLTRLT; this is encoded by the coding sequence ATGAATCGCCCAATTAAAATTAACAAACATCCTTTTCCATCTCTGCTTTATCTGGAGTGGATATTACTGGCTATCACTGCATTGACAGCAGTTATACCACCTCCATTACGGCGATTTCGTCCCAAACCTCCAGAACTATCAATTTGTGGTACATTTCCAGATTTATCAATTTGCAATTTCTTACCAGAACTATCAATTTATAGTCTGATTATTTTTGCATTAATGGGCTTAATCTTGCCTAGTAAGAACCAGGCATCTAAAATAATATACACATTTGTTGAAATTTTATTAATTTTGACAACTGGACTTTTCGGTGAAAGGTTTTCTCGCCTTTTTCCATTTCTTTATATAATTTTAGTTACTCGCAGTTGTCTGATTTTTAAATTGCCTGGGCGTTTATTTGTTACAAGTTTAGCATTTACATTATTTCTATTTACTACACAACTAAAATACCAACTATTCAATTTTCAAGCATCGCCACAGGCACAGGAACGTTCTCGATTTCTTAGCTTGAATTGGTCGTTGGTATTTGGCTTGAGTTTAGTTTTTGTATTGTTGATGATGAATGCAGTATTATCTGAACGGCACAGTCGAGAAAAACTAGCGATCGCTAACGAAAAACTGCGTCAATATGCCATGCGAATTGAAAATCAAGCTACCTTAGAAGAACGGAACCGCATTGCTCGAGAAATTCATGATTCATTAGGGCATTCTCTGACTGCTTTAAATCTACAATTAGAAACCGCTTTAAAACTATGGCAATCTAACCCAGGTAAGGCTGAAACATTTCTAGCAACAGCAAAAGAATTAGGCTCAAAAGCGCTAAGAGATGTTCGTCAATCTGTTTCTACAATGCGTTCTAATCCTTTACAAGAACAGTCTTTAGAACGGGCGATCGCAAGTCTTGCAGAAAACTTTCATCGCTCTAACGGCATTTTACCAATTTATCAAATTAACTTAGAATATTCTCTGCCATCTGAAATAAATACTGCTATTTACCGAATTATTCAAGAATCATTAACCAATATATCTAAATATGCACAAGCAACAGAGGTTAAACTAGAACTTAATCAAATAAGAGGAAATTTACGATTGATAATTCAGGATAATGGTAGAGGTTTTGCTTTAGGTCAAAATACTACTGGTTTTGGACTTCATAGTATGCGCGATCGCACTTTAGCACTTGGAGGTGAGTTTAATATTAATAGCGCTCTTGGTTCCGGTTGCAAAATTACAGTTAATATTCCCTTAACAAGGTTGACATAA
- a CDS encoding Uma2 family endonuclease, with protein MATQLSEAKSQTELVISWEALPKDFKLEDEPVENTGQLLLAGALRESLEISGFIQPQMLIASNFGLCATVNGQFIAKAPDWVYVPSVNEVVGTRKSYTPNLEGNIPAIAIEFLSDAEGGEYSVKRTYPPGKWFFYEQILQIPIYIVFEPDGGLLEYYQLENQRYELKQPDENGRHWIDVMGLFLGTWQGTKEARTGYWLRWWDQAGNLLPWAVEQIEQERQRAEQERQRAEQERQQKERLIAYLQSQGIDPDNLPPFQ; from the coding sequence ATGGCAACCCAACTCAGTGAAGCCAAATCCCAGACTGAACTGGTAATCTCTTGGGAAGCCTTACCCAAGGATTTTAAACTAGAGGATGAACCAGTGGAGAATACAGGTCAGCTACTTTTGGCTGGTGCTTTGCGTGAAAGCCTAGAAATCAGTGGATTCATCCAACCCCAGATGTTGATAGCTTCAAATTTTGGTCTTTGTGCGACTGTGAACGGACAATTTATTGCCAAAGCACCTGACTGGGTTTATGTGCCATCGGTTAATGAAGTTGTGGGGACTCGCAAAAGTTATACACCCAACCTAGAAGGAAATATCCCTGCGATCGCCATCGAATTTTTATCCGATGCTGAGGGTGGAGAATATTCGGTCAAGCGAACTTACCCGCCAGGAAAATGGTTTTTCTACGAGCAAATTTTGCAGATTCCCATCTACATAGTTTTTGAACCAGATGGCGGTTTATTAGAATATTATCAACTAGAAAATCAACGTTATGAGTTAAAGCAACCTGACGAAAATGGTCGTCATTGGATTGATGTAATGGGCTTATTTTTAGGAACTTGGCAAGGAACAAAAGAAGCGCGCACTGGTTATTGGTTACGCTGGTGGGATCAAGCTGGTAATTTGTTACCGTGGGCTGTGGAACAGATTGAACAAGAACGCCAACGGGCTGAACAAGAACGCCAACGGGCTGAACAAGAACGCCAGCAAAAAGAACGATTGATTGCTTATTTGCAATCTCAGGGTATTGACCCGGATAATTTGCCCCCGTTCCAGTAG
- a CDS encoding ion transporter, with product MLLSRQETEFYLKDLETPIGKAINLTLAVMVLLSSGIFVAETYNIPDSVRFKLNLVDTAIVIIFAVEYSLRLWSAENKIKYIFSFYSIIDLLAILPFFLGMVDISFIRLLRWFRILRLIRFIDRKFLFATISTEDGMIFARILFTLFAIVFIYSGLIYQVEHPVNPENYGTFLDAFYFSVVTMTTVGFGDVIPISELGRLLTVLMIFTGIALIPWQVGDLIKRVVKTANQVETVCSSCGLAFHDVDAGFCKRCGTKLPSRRVD from the coding sequence ATGTTACTGAGCAGACAAGAAACAGAATTTTACTTAAAAGACTTAGAAACACCAATAGGTAAAGCGATTAATTTAACGCTTGCCGTTATGGTGTTACTATCATCAGGGATTTTTGTAGCAGAAACTTATAACATTCCTGATTCTGTGCGGTTTAAATTGAATCTTGTCGATACTGCGATCGTTATCATCTTCGCGGTGGAATATTCACTCCGTCTGTGGAGTGCAGAAAATAAAATTAAGTATATTTTTAGTTTTTATTCGATTATTGATTTATTGGCGATTTTACCATTCTTTCTCGGAATGGTGGATATCAGCTTTATCCGGCTATTGCGATGGTTTCGGATTTTAAGATTAATCAGATTTATAGATAGAAAATTTCTATTCGCCACCATCAGCACCGAAGATGGAATGATTTTTGCGCGAATATTATTTACATTATTTGCAATTGTTTTTATTTATTCTGGCTTAATTTATCAAGTAGAGCATCCAGTTAATCCTGAAAATTACGGTACATTTTTGGATGCCTTTTATTTCTCTGTTGTCACGATGACAACTGTGGGATTTGGTGATGTTATTCCAATTTCAGAATTAGGACGCTTGTTAACAGTGCTGATGATTTTTACCGGAATTGCGCTGATTCCTTGGCAAGTGGGAGATTTAATTAAGCGAGTGGTGAAAACTGCTAATCAGGTGGAAACAGTTTGTTCAAGTTGTGGTTTAGCTTTTCATGATGTGGATGCGGGGTTTTGCAAAAGGTGCGGGACTAAGTTACCTAGTCGTAGGGTTGATTGA